In one Candidatus Johnevansia muelleri genomic region, the following are encoded:
- the trx gene encoding Thioredoxin has product MNNIDVIKTNFDIEVIKSKKPVFLKFWAPWCNHCKLINPLIDEIKEERADTLKVVYINIDNARDLALEQNVKSIPTFIMFNNGKKIDTLRGNMYKKEILNFIDKNLKKNNT; this is encoded by the coding sequence ATGAATAATATAGATGTAATAAAAACCAATTTTGATATAGAAGTAATAAAATCTAAAAAACCTGTATTTTTAAAGTTTTGGGCACCTTGGTGTAATCATTGCAAATTAATAAATCCATTAATTGATGAAATTAAAGAAGAAAGAGCAGATACTTTAAAAGTAGTTTATATTAATATAGATAATGCTAGAGATCTCGCATTAGAACAAAATGTTAAAAGTATTCCTACTTTTATTATGTTTAATAATGGTAAAAAAATTGATACATTAAGAGGTAATATGTATAAAAAAGAAATTTTAAATTTTATAGATAAAAATTTAAAAAAAAATAATACATAA
- the gndA gene encoding Probable 6-phosphogluconate dehydrogenase, decarboxylating: MRLGIIGLGKMGSNIARRLLNNKHNCVVFDLNIYIIKLFEEYGGEITFFFKDLLKKLYTPRSIWIMLPYGNITAKTIYQLIKYLNTGDTIIDGSNANFKDDISRFKLIYKKGINYLDVGVSGGIWGLSRGYCLMIGGDQPIFKIHTYIFESLSSLEKNIKFSIFNKKDYIYCGNTGSGHFVKMIHNGIEYGMMESYAEGFNIMRNHKNLNLKNISEVWIHCSVISSWLLYIIYIILKKDENLYNFIGYVNDSGECRWTINTAIEKSVSAEVLTASLYSRFRSRNNNNYADKLLSAMRYKFGGHIE; this comes from the coding sequence TTGAGATTAGGTATTATAGGATTAGGTAAAATGGGGAGTAATATAGCTAGACGTTTATTAAATAATAAACATAATTGTGTTGTTTTTGATTTAAATATATATATAATTAAATTATTTGAAGAATATGGTGGAGAAATAACATTTTTTTTTAAAGATTTATTAAAAAAACTTTATACACCTAGATCAATTTGGATAATGTTACCATATGGTAACATTACTGCCAAAACAATATATCAACTTATAAAATATCTTAATACAGGTGATACTATTATTGATGGAAGTAATGCTAATTTTAAAGATGATATATCTCGTTTTAAACTTATTTATAAAAAAGGTATTAATTATTTAGATGTAGGAGTTTCGGGAGGAATTTGGGGACTTAGTAGAGGTTATTGTCTGATGATAGGAGGTGACCAACCTATATTTAAAATTCATACTTATATTTTTGAGTCTTTATCTTCATTAGAAAAAAATATAAAATTTTCAATATTTAATAAAAAAGATTATATTTATTGTGGTAATACAGGTTCAGGCCATTTTGTTAAAATGATTCATAATGGAATTGAATATGGCATGATGGAATCTTATGCTGAAGGGTTTAATATTATGCGTAATCATAAGAATTTAAATTTAAAAAATATTTCTGAAGTATGGATCCATTGTAGTGTTATATCATCTTGGTTATTATATATAATTTATATAATACTTAAAAAAGATGAAAATCTTTATAATTTTATTGGATATGTAAATGATTCAGGTGAATGTAGATGGACTATTAATACTGCGATAGAAAAATCTGTTTCAGCAGAAGTATTAACAGCATCATTATATTCTAGATTTAGATCTAGAAATAATAATAATTATGCTGATAAATTACTTTCTGCAATGCGTTATAAATTTGGAGGTCATATTGAATAA
- the gndB gene encoding 6-phosphogluconate dehydrogenase, decarboxylating: MSITKMGVIGMATMGRNIAINIAKKGYKVYIYNRSKEKTNKIINQNLYKNIIPTYNLKEFIKSLSYPRIILIMIKSGNAIDKIIYELKNYLIIGDIIIDGGNTLYLDTIIREKYIYKIGINFIGAGISGGEEGALKGPSIMPGGNKISYKLISQLFKKVAAKINKNTCIKYIGPNGSGHYVKMVHNGIEYGDMQIIAESYLILKNILNLNNEELATIFKKWNKGDLNSYLIEITYYILRKRDEKTGKYLIDIILDIANQKGTGKWSSKNALDLCIPLPLITQSVFSRYFSYLKNERVNASKFLIAPPKKIIGNKISFIESVRRALYMSKITSYAQCFAQLKFASNKYFWNMNYEEISKIFSAGCIISAKLLKKISEAYNNMPNINNLLMAPYFQKLTSKFQSALREIVAFSVINGIPIPAFSSAINYYDSYRSKFLPANIIQAQRDYFGGHTYKRIDAIGNFHTNWV, from the coding sequence ATGTCAATAACAAAAATGGGTGTAATAGGTATGGCAACAATGGGCCGTAATATTGCAATTAACATTGCAAAAAAAGGTTATAAAGTTTATATTTATAATAGATCTAAAGAAAAAACTAATAAAATTATAAATCAAAATTTATATAAAAATATAATTCCTACTTATAATCTAAAAGAATTTATTAAATCTCTTTCTTATCCAAGAATTATTTTAATAATGATAAAATCAGGTAATGCAATAGATAAAATTATTTATGAATTAAAAAATTATTTAATAATAGGTGATATAATTATAGATGGAGGTAATACTTTATACTTAGATACCATTATAAGAGAAAAATATATTTATAAAATAGGCATTAATTTTATAGGAGCAGGTATTTCAGGAGGAGAAGAAGGTGCTTTAAAAGGTCCTTCAATTATGCCTGGGGGTAATAAAATCTCTTATAAATTAATATCACAACTATTTAAAAAAGTTGCTGCTAAAATAAATAAAAATACATGTATAAAATATATAGGTCCTAATGGATCAGGACATTATGTAAAAATGGTTCATAATGGAATTGAATATGGGGATATGCAAATTATTGCAGAATCATATTTAATATTAAAAAATATACTTAATCTGAACAATGAAGAATTAGCTACTATTTTTAAAAAATGGAATAAAGGTGATTTAAATAGTTATTTAATAGAAATTACTTATTATATTTTACGTAAACGTGATGAAAAAACTGGCAAATATTTAATTGATATTATACTTGATATAGCTAATCAAAAAGGTACAGGTAAATGGAGTAGTAAAAATGCATTAGATTTATGTATTCCACTTCCTTTAATTACACAATCTGTTTTTTCAAGATATTTTTCTTATCTTAAAAATGAACGCGTTAATGCTTCTAAATTTTTAATAGCCCCCCCAAAAAAAATTATTGGAAACAAAATAAGCTTTATTGAAAGTGTAAGACGTGCATTGTATATGAGTAAAATAACATCTTATGCTCAATGTTTTGCACAATTAAAATTCGCTTCAAATAAATATTTTTGGAATATGAATTATGAAGAAATTTCTAAAATATTTAGTGCCGGTTGTATAATTAGTGCCAAATTGTTAAAAAAAATAAGTGAAGCATATAATAATATGCCTAATATTAATAATTTATTAATGGCACCTTATTTTCAAAAATTAACTAGTAAATTTCAATCAGCATTAAGAGAAATTGTAGCTTTTTCTGTAATTAATGGAATACCAATACCTGCATTTAGTTCTGCTATAAATTATTATGATAGTTATAGATCTAAATTTTTACCAGCAAATATTATTCAAGCACAAAGAGATTATTTTGGTGGACATACATATAAACGTATTGATGCTATAGGAAATTTTCATACAAATTGGGTTTAG
- the trpE gene encoding Anthranilate synthase component 1, producing the protein MFTYKNFIELSKAGYNRIPIYRDIFADIDTPLSTYMKIDKKSWTFLLESVEGGDKKGRYSTIGLPCNERIEIRGKIVYFYKKNLLFKIIKVNNPLLWIEEFKLYYKSPIIDNNLSFYGGLVGYFGYDTIFYIEPNILNINKPDPINVPDILLLVVNNLLVFDNISGRITLLTHANPADNKAFENAIKYLNELEFQLRNNFIKKHNSINKNIYNINKNVFYSFTENGYKNAVNRIKDYILAGDIMQCVLSQRISMNFNASGIDLYRALRSINPSPYMFYFNMDDHEIVGASPEIMIRLEGKNITLRPIAGTIHRGKTIEEDSLLEEELLSDPKERAEHIMLIDLGRNDISKVSKNCMVKLTDKMIIERYSHVMHIVSNITGVIKPEYSSIDLLKATFPAGTLSGAPKIRSIEIINEIEPIKRCIYSGIVGYISWQGNMEMAIAIRTAVIKNGKIHVQAGGGIVADSDHEKEWQETLNKRVAIFNAIIMAEKGLDNIN; encoded by the coding sequence ATGTTTACTTATAAAAATTTTATAGAATTAAGTAAGGCAGGTTATAATAGAATTCCAATTTATAGAGATATTTTTGCTGATATAGATACCCCTCTTTCTACTTATATGAAAATAGATAAAAAATCTTGGACTTTTTTATTAGAGTCTGTGGAAGGTGGTGATAAAAAAGGAAGATATTCAACAATTGGATTACCATGTAATGAACGTATAGAAATACGTGGTAAAATAGTATATTTTTATAAAAAAAATTTATTATTTAAAATAATTAAAGTTAACAATCCATTATTGTGGATAGAAGAATTTAAATTATATTATAAATCTCCTATTATTGATAATAATTTAAGTTTTTACGGAGGATTAGTTGGTTATTTTGGGTATGATACAATATTCTATATTGAACCTAATATACTAAATATTAATAAACCTGATCCTATTAATGTTCCAGATATTTTATTATTAGTTGTAAATAATTTATTAGTATTTGATAATATTTCTGGACGTATAACGCTTTTAACTCATGCTAATCCAGCTGACAATAAAGCATTTGAAAATGCTATAAAATATTTAAATGAATTAGAATTTCAATTAAGAAATAATTTTATAAAAAAACATAATTCAATTAATAAAAATATATATAATATTAATAAAAATGTATTTTACAGTTTTACTGAAAACGGGTATAAAAATGCAGTAAATCGTATTAAAGACTATATTTTGGCAGGAGATATAATGCAATGTGTTTTATCTCAACGTATAAGTATGAATTTTAATGCTTCTGGAATTGATCTTTATCGTGCATTAAGAAGTATTAATCCATCACCTTACATGTTTTATTTTAATATGGATGATCATGAAATAGTTGGAGCTTCTCCAGAAATTATGATAAGACTTGAAGGAAAAAATATTACTTTACGTCCAATTGCAGGTACAATACATAGAGGGAAAACAATAGAAGAAGATTCATTACTAGAGGAAGAATTATTATCTGATCCCAAAGAAAGAGCAGAACATATTATGCTTATTGATTTAGGAAGAAATGATATTAGTAAGGTTAGTAAAAATTGTATGGTAAAATTAACAGATAAAATGATAATTGAACGTTATTCACATGTTATGCATATAGTCTCTAATATAACTGGAGTAATAAAACCAGAATATAGTTCAATAGATTTATTAAAAGCTACTTTTCCAGCAGGTACATTATCTGGAGCTCCTAAAATTAGATCTATTGAGATTATTAATGAAATAGAACCAATAAAAAGATGTATTTATTCTGGGATAGTAGGTTATATTTCATGGCAAGGTAATATGGAAATGGCCATTGCTATTCGTACTGCAGTAATTAAAAATGGAAAAATACATGTTCAAGCAGGAGGAGGTATAGTAGCTGATTCAGATCATGAAAAAGAATGGCAAGAAACATTAAATAAACGTGTGGCTATTTTTAATGCTATTATAATGGCAGAAAAAGGATTAGATAATATTAATTAA
- the trpG gene encoding Anthranilate synthase component II yields MILNKKVLIIDNYDSFTFNIVQYLGVLGVEVYILRNNILNIKEIENLYFTHIIISPGPSTPYESGISLKAIKYFTGKFPILGICLGHQAIAQAFGGKIIRSPKIMHGKTSIIYHKNEGIFYGLKNPLKVTRYHSLIIDKKSLPNCFNITALTNNNYINQSIIMGIKHKIFYIEGIQFHPESIMSIQGHELFKNFLKYP; encoded by the coding sequence ATGATTTTAAATAAAAAAGTTTTAATAATTGATAATTATGATAGTTTTACTTTTAATATTGTTCAATATTTAGGGGTATTAGGGGTTGAAGTTTATATTCTTCGTAATAATATATTAAATATTAAAGAAATTGAAAATTTATATTTTACTCATATAATAATTTCTCCAGGGCCATCTACTCCATATGAATCTGGGATATCATTAAAGGCTATTAAATATTTTACAGGAAAATTTCCTATTTTAGGTATTTGTTTAGGTCATCAAGCCATTGCTCAAGCATTTGGTGGGAAAATAATACGTTCACCAAAAATAATGCATGGAAAAACATCAATTATTTATCATAAAAATGAAGGTATATTTTATGGTTTAAAAAATCCTCTAAAAGTAACAAGATATCATTCATTAATAATTGATAAAAAGTCCTTACCTAATTGTTTTAATATTACTGCATTAACTAACAATAATTATATTAATCAAAGTATAATTATGGGTATAAAACATAAAATATTTTATATAGAAGGAATACAATTTCATCCTGAATCCATTATGTCTATTCAAGGACATGAATTATTTAAAAATTTTTTAAAATATCCATAA
- the trpD gene encoding Anthranilate phosphoribosyltransferase: MQLCDLLIKKKNNYKQMYFLIKYIFTGNINKLKIATLLTALTIKCENHIEIIAAVEIMRKLMLHITINNSPYNIIDIVGTGGDYFSIFNVSTTSSFIGAVAGGYIAKHGNRSISSTSGSADLLSNIGSNINISIKNIIYCIKNIGIGFIFSQKYHNVINYFSKLRNNIGIRTIFNIIGPLINPVKVKYHIIGVYNKNLLIIFAESLYKLGSNHVIIVNSQDGLDEISIASATNIAEVYNDKIMTYTITPEMFDIDRNYINKLQIKNTTQSIALFIYVLKGKKCTATDIVLLNSGSALFISGITNDLESGIALARYILITALGYKKLQNLIIIINSFY, from the coding sequence ATGCAACTTTGTGATTTATTAATAAAAAAAAAAAATAATTATAAACAAATGTATTTTTTAATAAAATATATTTTTACAGGAAATATAAATAAATTAAAAATAGCAACTCTATTAACAGCTTTAACTATAAAATGTGAAAATCATATAGAAATTATAGCTGCAGTAGAAATAATGCGAAAATTAATGTTACATATAACTATTAATAATAGTCCATATAATATTATAGATATAGTAGGTACTGGTGGAGATTATTTTAGTATTTTTAATGTTTCTACTACCTCAAGCTTTATAGGCGCTGTGGCAGGAGGTTATATAGCTAAACATGGTAATCGTAGTATATCTTCTACATCAGGAAGTGCCGATTTATTATCAAATATAGGAAGTAATATTAATATTTCTATTAAAAATATAATATATTGTATTAAAAATATAGGAATTGGTTTTATATTTTCGCAGAAATATCATAATGTAATAAATTATTTTTCTAAACTACGTAATAATATAGGAATACGTACAATTTTTAATATTATTGGACCATTAATTAATCCAGTAAAAGTAAAATATCATATTATAGGTGTATATAATAAAAATTTATTAATAATATTTGCAGAATCATTATATAAATTAGGTAGTAATCATGTAATAATTGTTAATTCTCAAGATGGGTTAGATGAGATTTCTATTGCTTCTGCTACAAATATAGCAGAAGTATATAATGATAAAATTATGACATATACCATAACCCCCGAAATGTTTGATATAGATCGTAATTATATTAATAAATTACAAATAAAAAATACAACACAAAGTATTGCATTATTTATTTATGTACTTAAAGGTAAAAAATGTACAGCTACAGATATAGTATTATTAAATTCAGGAAGTGCTTTATTTATTTCTGGTATTACAAATGATTTAGAAAGTGGTATTGCTCTTGCTCGTTATATACTTATTACAGCATTGGGATATAAAAAGTTACAAAATTTAATTATTATTATAAATTCTTTTTATTAA
- the trpC gene encoding Indole-3-glycerol phosphate synthase (ATT Ile initiation codon) translates to MNLNYSVLKKIINFKYQEYFIEKKIYLKYIEINNIISNQFIYKFNIKINNYYIALIAEIKKTSPSLGLICNSFNPINIAKNYEKVGMTCLSIITDNYFFHGNKESLFYARIICKIPILRKDFIINEYQIYESKALSADCILLIVAALSDKKLYKLYKIAISLGLDVIIEIHNLHEFERIIKLNLKFLGINNRDLHTFETFLEITNFIYENMYKNIILITESGIINKYYLLSMLLNKINIFLIGEYFINYNEIIKNFKNFIN, encoded by the coding sequence ATTAATTTGAATTATAGTGTTTTAAAAAAAATTATTAATTTTAAGTATCAAGAATATTTTATTGAAAAAAAAATTTATTTAAAATATATAGAAATTAATAATATTATTTCTAATCAATTTATATATAAATTTAATATTAAAATTAATAATTATTATATAGCATTAATTGCTGAAATAAAAAAAACTTCTCCTTCATTAGGTTTAATTTGTAATTCATTTAATCCTATTAATATAGCCAAGAATTATGAAAAGGTAGGTATGACTTGTTTATCAATTATAACTGATAATTATTTTTTTCATGGTAATAAAGAATCATTATTTTATGCTAGAATAATTTGTAAAATTCCTATTTTACGTAAAGATTTTATAATTAATGAATATCAAATTTATGAATCTAAAGCACTAAGCGCTGATTGTATTCTATTAATTGTCGCTGCATTAAGTGATAAAAAATTATATAAATTATATAAAATAGCAATATCACTAGGACTAGATGTTATTATAGAAATACATAATTTACATGAATTTGAAAGAATTATAAAATTAAATTTAAAATTTTTAGGTATAAACAATCGTGATTTACATACTTTTGAAACATTTTTAGAAATAACTAATTTTATTTATGAAAATATGTATAAAAATATAATTTTAATTACAGAATCAGGAATAATAAATAAATATTATTTATTATCAATGTTATTAAATAAAATTAATATATTTTTAATAGGAGAATATTTTATTAATTATAATGAAATTATTAAAAATTTTAAAAATTTTATTAATTAA
- the cobQ gene encoding Cobyric acid synthase — translation MIQGTTSNAGKSVIITAICRILSIQGFQVAPFKSQNMSLNSAITINGGEISRAQLIQSIAAQVPAINDFNPILIKPESENKNQIIVNGNFFFNINGYYYQILKHNFKYLIIQAFNRLKHTYDFILIEGAGSPAEINLRKNDIVNMGLAEAIDCPVILVADINSGGVFAHIIGTLNLLSHSEKKRIIGLIINKFRGDLSIIKSGLNWLEKYTGKPVIAVIPYLYNLNIEAEDELVYNINKKILFIKIIILLFPKISNATDFDVLYLYPKINLYFAINPNEISIINLIILPGSKNIFTDLIWLINKGWHEYIIKHLQYGGKLIGICGGFQILGKNIIDPLGIEGNYMIIKKGLSLFKNSTVITKKKKLIKIYGYCLLNKTYNYVNGYEIHLGITLNEITDFTKSVFLMEEGQYIDGKISHNNQILGSYIHGLFNKLDIYKNILYWVGLKINNSLNYLSIREKEINRFSKHVKYFLYFEKIINILNIY, via the coding sequence ATGATACAAGGGACTACTTCTAATGCAGGAAAAAGTGTTATTATAACAGCAATATGTAGAATTTTATCAATACAAGGATTCCAAGTAGCTCCATTTAAATCTCAAAATATGTCACTTAATAGTGCTATAACAATTAATGGAGGAGAAATTAGTCGGGCTCAATTAATACAATCTATAGCTGCTCAAGTCCCCGCAATAAACGATTTTAATCCTATATTAATTAAACCAGAATCAGAAAATAAAAACCAAATTATAGTTAATGGTAATTTTTTTTTTAATATAAATGGATATTATTATCAAATTTTAAAACATAATTTTAAATATTTAATAATACAGGCTTTTAATAGATTAAAACATACTTATGATTTTATTCTTATAGAAGGTGCCGGTAGTCCTGCAGAAATTAATTTACGTAAAAATGATATTGTTAATATGGGGTTAGCAGAAGCTATTGATTGTCCTGTTATTTTAGTAGCTGACATTAATAGTGGTGGGGTTTTTGCACATATAATAGGAACGTTAAATTTATTATCTCATAGTGAAAAAAAACGAATTATTGGTTTAATAATTAATAAATTTAGGGGAGATTTATCAATTATTAAATCAGGATTAAATTGGCTAGAAAAATATACAGGTAAACCAGTAATAGCTGTTATACCTTATTTATATAATCTTAATATTGAAGCTGAAGATGAATTAGTTTATAATATTAATAAAAAAATATTATTTATTAAAATTATAATATTACTTTTTCCTAAAATTAGTAATGCTACTGATTTTGATGTATTATATTTATATCCTAAAATTAATTTATATTTTGCTATTAATCCTAATGAAATTTCCATAATAAATTTAATAATTTTACCAGGTAGTAAAAATATTTTTACTGATTTAATTTGGTTAATAAATAAAGGTTGGCATGAATATATTATAAAACATTTACAATATGGTGGTAAACTTATTGGAATTTGTGGTGGATTTCAAATTTTAGGTAAAAATATTATTGATCCACTGGGAATAGAAGGTAATTATATGATTATTAAAAAAGGATTAAGTTTATTTAAAAATAGTACAGTAATAACTAAAAAAAAAAAATTAATTAAAATTTATGGTTATTGTTTATTAAATAAAACATATAATTATGTTAATGGATATGAAATACATTTGGGAATAACATTAAATGAAATTACAGATTTTACTAAATCTGTTTTCTTAATGGAAGAAGGACAATATATAGATGGTAAAATTTCACATAATAATCAAATTTTAGGAAGTTATATACATGGTTTATTTAATAAATTAGATATTTATAAAAATATATTATATTGGGTAGGATTAAAAATAAATAATTCATTAAATTATTTATCAATTCGTGAAAAAGAAATTAATAGATTTAGTAAACATGTAAAATATTTTTTATATTTTGAAAAAATAATTAATATTTTAAATATTTATTAA